One part of the Aurantibacillus circumpalustris genome encodes these proteins:
- a CDS encoding gliding motility-associated C-terminal domain-containing protein: MLKYLNTITTRFSGFICLACLLFVSNNFFSQNQDKKWYFGSAAGLDFTNNPVTQITSSSMSGYKEGTASVADAFGNLLFYTDGVTIWNKLDQIMANGTGLFGNVLTTQSALIVKRPGAANIYFVFTLGKSGSSSSFCYSTVDMNLAAGMGSVTTKNVLINAPMCEKLTGTKHCNGIDTWVVTHDYNSSVFRSVLVTSTGVSSSATLSPIGSQWNTSFQSYGSAKISQNGKRLACGVYYSNAPVGNFEIYDFDNATGLVSNQLSLSIPLTFPAQPVSSSQTPPPPPKLVPSPLVCFPYGCEFSPDGSKFYGSGAVDSVIYQWDLCAGSNTAISNSRYHISAFKISALQLAKDGKIYVARPGKQMLGVILSPNLPGAACNYVADGQSIAPAFCSYGLPNFISETPQLPFVYSVNGSVNCNEVNFTAPSPPTTTVTGCTSTGYNITSFKWFFGDPTSAALNTSTLSNPVHIYPGQGTYTISLVYTYNNFCGGVNTDTLKQEVKIGVLPLLSSAGFNVCSGNPIVLSAPVAQTYSWSTGSVSNSITVNPSSLTSYTVVGLDTNACPYKSIQTINVYTTPTLTIKGDTTLCPGYQIKLIASGANTYSWSTNQTNATIYPVQSANTTYTLWGNTNGCVVKKTITVRIKQPDLLVSPNRTVCPGTAVTLTVGGAVDYKWTGGSRETTLAITPTITTTYTVEGMDAKTCVGMDSVVITVQTKTPTTDFSYKTPVCEKSDNLITVTPNNFNPGGVYSSVKLQIDKVSGEIDMASAQSGTYLVNYSLAASGCTIAALSAATVEILSAPVLSLTPSATISPGTVITLEASGGSTYAWSPANYLSCVDCSNPIATPPETIKYCVIAELNSCLDSACVKLIITCDTDADYSFPNAFTPNGDGNNDQFCLQGWSFCMREFNILIFDKWGELVYESSDPSFCWDGIYKGSPLGAGVFVYVVKAKQFDSIILNKKGNISLIR; this comes from the coding sequence GTGCTCAAATATTTAAATACCATTACGACAAGATTCTCTGGCTTTATATGTCTGGCATGTTTACTATTTGTTTCAAACAATTTTTTTTCGCAAAATCAAGATAAAAAATGGTACTTCGGATCTGCTGCTGGACTAGATTTTACAAATAATCCTGTTACGCAAATTACTTCCAGTTCAATGTCTGGTTACAAAGAAGGAACGGCGAGTGTTGCCGACGCTTTTGGAAATTTATTATTTTACACCGATGGTGTTACTATATGGAATAAGTTGGATCAGATAATGGCTAACGGAACTGGTTTGTTTGGTAATGTGCTTACCACGCAATCTGCATTGATTGTAAAACGACCAGGTGCGGCTAATATTTATTTTGTTTTTACACTTGGTAAATCAGGTAGTTCGTCTAGTTTTTGTTATTCTACTGTGGATATGAATCTTGCGGCAGGAATGGGTTCAGTAACTACAAAAAATGTTCTTATAAATGCACCCATGTGCGAGAAACTGACAGGTACAAAGCATTGTAATGGAATAGATACTTGGGTTGTAACGCACGATTATAATAGCAGTGTTTTTCGCTCGGTATTAGTAACTTCAACAGGAGTGAGTAGTTCCGCCACTCTTTCTCCAATTGGATCTCAGTGGAATACAAGTTTTCAATCTTATGGCTCCGCAAAAATATCGCAAAATGGAAAGCGATTGGCGTGTGGTGTTTATTATAGCAACGCTCCCGTTGGAAATTTTGAAATCTATGATTTTGATAATGCAACAGGACTTGTTTCAAATCAATTATCGTTAAGCATACCACTCACTTTTCCTGCGCAGCCGGTAAGCAGTAGTCAAACTCCGCCACCGCCCCCTAAATTGGTGCCAAGTCCATTAGTATGTTTTCCTTACGGATGTGAATTTTCTCCTGACGGAAGCAAGTTTTATGGTTCTGGCGCAGTTGATTCAGTCATCTATCAATGGGATCTTTGTGCAGGATCAAACACAGCTATCAGTAACTCGAGGTATCACATCTCTGCTTTTAAAATTTCTGCGTTACAACTTGCAAAGGATGGAAAAATATATGTGGCACGTCCGGGTAAACAAATGCTTGGCGTAATACTTAGTCCTAATCTTCCTGGCGCGGCTTGTAACTATGTGGCCGACGGGCAATCCATTGCACCAGCATTTTGCTCTTACGGTTTACCTAATTTTATTTCAGAGACTCCGCAGCTTCCTTTTGTTTATTCTGTTAACGGATCTGTTAATTGCAACGAGGTAAATTTCACTGCGCCTTCTCCGCCAACAACTACTGTTACAGGATGTACAAGCACGGGTTATAACATCACCAGTTTTAAATGGTTTTTCGGAGATCCAACTTCTGCGGCTCTCAATACTTCAACTTTAAGTAATCCAGTGCACATTTATCCTGGACAGGGAACATACACAATAAGTCTTGTCTATACCTATAATAATTTTTGTGGGGGTGTTAATACAGATACTTTGAAACAAGAAGTGAAAATTGGCGTATTGCCATTATTAAGTTCTGCGGGCTTTAACGTGTGTAGTGGAAACCCAATTGTACTATCAGCGCCAGTTGCACAAACGTATTCCTGGAGCACAGGATCAGTTTCAAATTCGATTACAGTAAATCCATCTTCGCTCACAAGTTACACCGTTGTTGGTTTGGATACGAATGCTTGTCCGTATAAATCCATTCAAACAATTAATGTTTATACAACACCAACGCTGACTATAAAAGGTGATACCACACTTTGTCCTGGGTATCAAATAAAATTAATTGCTTCAGGCGCAAACACTTATTCATGGAGCACAAATCAAACGAATGCAACAATTTATCCTGTGCAATCGGCCAATACTACTTACACGCTTTGGGGTAACACAAATGGTTGTGTTGTGAAAAAAACCATAACCGTGCGTATAAAACAACCTGATCTTCTAGTGAGTCCGAACAGAACAGTTTGCCCAGGTACTGCTGTAACACTTACTGTGGGCGGAGCAGTGGATTACAAATGGACAGGCGGTTCGCGTGAAACTACGCTTGCTATTACGCCTACAATTACAACTACTTATACGGTGGAAGGCATGGATGCGAAAACTTGTGTAGGAATGGATTCTGTTGTAATTACTGTTCAAACAAAAACACCTACGACTGATTTTTCATATAAAACACCTGTATGTGAAAAAAGCGACAATCTGATTACCGTTACCCCTAATAATTTTAATCCTGGCGGCGTATATTCTTCGGTTAAATTACAGATTGATAAAGTTAGCGGAGAAATTGACATGGCCTCTGCACAGTCGGGCACATACCTTGTAAACTATTCGCTTGCTGCAAGCGGATGCACCATAGCTGCTTTAAGTGCGGCAACTGTTGAGATTCTTTCTGCGCCGGTATTAAGCTTAACTCCGAGTGCAACTATAAGTCCAGGAACAGTCATTACACTGGAGGCAAGTGGTGGTTCAACCTATGCATGGAGTCCAGCTAACTATTTAAGCTGTGTAGATTGCAGCAATCCTATTGCCACGCCGCCCGAAACGATCAAGTACTGTGTTATAGCAGAGTTAAATTCTTGTTTAGACAGTGCTTGTGTGAAATTGATAATCACCTGTGATACGGATGCAGATTATTCTTTTCCAAATGCATTTACTCCGAATGGAGATGGTAATAACGATCAATTTTGTTTACAAGGTTGGAGTTTTTGCATGAGAGAGTTTAATATTTTAATTTTCGATAAATGGGGAGAGCTTGTTTATGAATCGTCTGATCCTAGTTTTTGTTGGGATGGTATTTATAAAGGATCTCCTCTTGGTGCGGGAGTATTTGTGTATGTGGTAAAGGCAAAACAATTCGACTCAATAATTCTCAATAAAAAAGGAAATATTTCCTTGATTCGTTAA
- a CDS encoding efflux RND transporter periplasmic adaptor subunit yields MRKILILASVCTSLLYTSCSSKKEEKEEETRFLVTSPLKKDTLITRNYVCQIHSIQHIEMRALEKGYLEKIFVDEGQVVKKGQMMFQIMPMIYQAELQKAQAEADFAQIEYLNTKKLADSEVVSPNELALAKAKLDRAKAEVSLAQVHLGFTEIRAPFDGIMDHFQVRLGSLVNEGDLLTTLSDNSDMWVYFNVPEAEYLDYKTNAKEENLIKVNLLMANNQQFDYSGVVKTIEADFNNETGNIAFRATFPNPKALLRHGETGNIQMTIPIKKAILIPQKATYEILEKRFVYVVDKENVVHSREITIASEMPDLYVVKSGLAENERILLEGIRKVKDKDKITYEYENPQTVFPKLQVYVE; encoded by the coding sequence ATGAGGAAAATTCTCATTTTAGCGAGTGTATGTACATCGCTACTTTACACAAGTTGCAGTTCAAAAAAAGAAGAAAAGGAAGAAGAAACCAGATTCCTGGTAACTAGCCCCTTAAAAAAAGACACCTTAATCACTAGGAATTATGTCTGTCAAATCCACTCCATTCAGCACATTGAGATGCGCGCTTTAGAAAAAGGTTATCTGGAAAAAATATTTGTAGACGAAGGTCAAGTTGTAAAAAAAGGTCAAATGATGTTTCAAATCATGCCGATGATTTATCAGGCCGAACTACAGAAGGCGCAAGCAGAAGCGGACTTTGCTCAGATAGAATATTTAAATACAAAAAAACTCGCCGATAGCGAAGTAGTATCTCCCAATGAATTAGCATTAGCCAAAGCTAAATTAGATAGAGCAAAAGCAGAAGTATCGCTTGCACAGGTTCACTTAGGATTTACTGAGATTAGAGCGCCATTTGATGGTATCATGGATCATTTTCAAGTAAGGCTGGGAAGTCTTGTTAATGAAGGTGACTTACTTACCACACTTTCTGATAACAGTGACATGTGGGTTTATTTTAATGTTCCGGAGGCGGAGTATTTAGATTATAAAACAAATGCCAAAGAAGAAAATTTAATTAAAGTAAATCTTTTAATGGCAAACAATCAACAGTTCGACTATTCTGGTGTAGTAAAAACAATTGAAGCCGACTTCAATAATGAAACAGGCAACATCGCTTTTAGAGCAACATTTCCTAACCCTAAGGCACTTCTCAGACATGGTGAAACAGGAAATATTCAAATGACAATTCCTATTAAAAAAGCAATTCTTATTCCGCAAAAAGCTACCTACGAAATTTTAGAAAAGAGATTTGTGTATGTTGTAGATAAAGAAAATGTAGTTCACTCAAGAGAAATTACTATCGCCTCAGAAATGCCAGATCTCTACGTTGTTAAGTCTGGACTGGCCGAAAACGAAAGAATACTTCTGGAAGGAATCCGTAAAGTAAAAGACAAGGACAAGATTACTTACGAGTATGAAAATCCTCAAACAGTATTTCCAAAACTGCAAGTGTACGTTGAATAA
- a CDS encoding efflux RND transporter permease subunit — translation MFNKFIQRPVLAIVISLVILFIGTLAIKTLPTSQFPEVAPPMVMVSASYPGASAKSLAESVIIPLEQAINGAWGMRYMTSDATSAGEANIQVIFNPGTDINQALVQVSNRVQQVTNRLPTLVQREGVIITPVIPSMLMYVNLYSKDKDANMKFLFNYAGVNMVPELQRINGIGQVRILGSRQYAMRVWLNPDRMRAYKVSPDEVMEALSDQSIIGKPGRIGRGDSKQAEALEYVLAYTDRFNDPTQYENVIIRSNPNGENLRLKDVATVSLGSEYYDIYSSMNGHPSAAMVIKQTYGSNASEVIEKVKEKLDELKKTFPPGMDYEISYDVSNFLDASIENVLHTLRDAFILVALVVFVFLGDWRSTLIPTLAVPISLVGAFFVMQIFGLTINMITLFALVLAIGIVVDDAIVVVEAVHAKMEEEHLSPYNAVRKVIGEISGAVIAITLLMVSVFVPVSFMTGPVGTFYRQFSITMAAAIVLSGVVALTVTPVLCAMILKNNHGKPKKKTWMNRFLDSFNRGFEKLTGKYVWLLRLIAHRKLVTVGLFAIFSLGIFVISNNLPSGFIPSEDQGMLYAIIQTPPGSTLERTNDLSNKLVELIKDVDGIKSVSSIAGYEVLTEGRGSNAGTCLINLKPWSERKHTVTEIILELEEKAKEIPGATVEFFDPPAVPGFGAAGGFALQLLDKTNGGDYNLLEKVKNDFMHELGKRKELTGLFTFFSANYPQYEIEIDNQAAMQKGVTIGNAMNTLSIFVGSTYELGFIKYQRFFKVFVQAAPEFRRLPSDVMNLYVKNDRGEMVPFSAFMKIKKKQGANEINRYNMYNTAAIRGGPAKGYSSGEAIKAVQEVAEATLPHGFDIDWAALSYDETRRGNEAIYIFIIVLVFVYFVLAAQYESFIIPLAVVFSLPAGIFGSFLFIKGLGLANDIYAQVGLVMLVGLLGKNAVLIVEFAVQKQRQGASVIDAAIEGAKVRFRPILMTSFAFIAGLIPLVIAHGAGAIGNRTIGSSALGGMIFGTVFGVIIVPGLYYIFGTWAKGRSLIKNEDDSSLTEDLVHRMDDFPQTIDTDDNE, via the coding sequence ATGTTTAATAAATTTATTCAAAGACCAGTACTCGCAATAGTAATATCACTTGTTATTTTATTTATTGGTACACTGGCAATTAAAACACTTCCTACTTCCCAATTTCCTGAAGTAGCTCCACCCATGGTAATGGTAAGCGCTTCTTACCCTGGAGCAAGTGCAAAATCTCTCGCGGAATCTGTAATCATTCCTTTAGAACAAGCTATTAATGGAGCTTGGGGAATGCGTTACATGACCTCCGATGCAACCAGTGCCGGGGAAGCAAATATTCAAGTAATATTTAACCCGGGGACCGACATTAATCAAGCATTAGTGCAAGTTTCTAATCGCGTTCAACAGGTAACAAATCGTTTACCAACTTTGGTACAAAGGGAAGGTGTGATTATTACTCCTGTTATTCCAAGTATGCTCATGTATGTAAATCTTTACAGTAAGGATAAAGATGCCAACATGAAATTCTTGTTTAACTACGCAGGTGTTAACATGGTGCCTGAACTACAACGTATCAATGGCATTGGACAAGTTAGAATTTTAGGAAGTCGCCAATACGCTATGCGTGTTTGGTTAAACCCTGATCGTATGAGGGCTTACAAGGTTTCACCAGATGAAGTAATGGAAGCACTCAGTGATCAAAGTATTATTGGTAAACCCGGACGTATTGGTAGAGGTGATAGCAAACAAGCAGAAGCGCTTGAGTATGTTTTAGCATACACCGATCGTTTTAATGATCCAACACAATATGAAAATGTAATTATCCGATCTAATCCGAACGGCGAAAACCTTCGACTCAAAGATGTAGCAACAGTTTCATTAGGTAGTGAATATTATGATATTTATTCGAGCATGAACGGACATCCATCTGCGGCAATGGTTATTAAACAAACCTATGGAAGTAATGCCAGTGAGGTGATTGAGAAAGTAAAAGAAAAATTAGATGAACTAAAAAAAACATTTCCTCCAGGAATGGATTATGAAATTAGTTACGACGTTTCTAATTTCTTAGATGCTTCTATTGAAAATGTGTTACATACATTAAGAGATGCATTTATTTTAGTTGCCTTGGTAGTATTTGTTTTCCTGGGCGATTGGCGCTCTACCCTGATTCCAACATTAGCGGTTCCAATATCCTTAGTAGGCGCCTTTTTTGTGATGCAAATTTTCGGACTCACTATCAACATGATTACTTTATTTGCTCTTGTACTTGCGATCGGAATTGTTGTCGATGATGCTATTGTCGTCGTCGAGGCTGTGCATGCGAAAATGGAAGAAGAACATCTTTCTCCTTATAATGCCGTACGAAAAGTAATTGGAGAAATTAGTGGTGCCGTAATTGCCATCACCCTACTCATGGTATCAGTATTTGTTCCTGTATCATTTATGACTGGACCTGTTGGTACATTTTATAGACAATTTTCTATCACCATGGCCGCAGCAATTGTGCTTTCAGGTGTTGTCGCGCTCACTGTAACGCCAGTGCTTTGTGCCATGATTTTAAAAAACAATCATGGTAAACCAAAAAAGAAAACCTGGATGAATCGCTTTCTCGACAGCTTCAACAGAGGCTTTGAAAAACTAACTGGAAAATATGTTTGGCTTCTACGCTTAATTGCTCATCGCAAACTAGTCACGGTAGGCTTATTCGCCATATTTTCGCTTGGAATTTTTGTTATTAGTAATAATCTTCCATCAGGATTTATTCCTAGCGAAGATCAGGGAATGCTGTATGCCATTATTCAAACTCCTCCTGGTTCAACTTTAGAAAGAACCAATGATCTTTCCAATAAATTAGTAGAGCTTATTAAAGATGTTGATGGAATAAAATCCGTGTCCTCTATTGCAGGATACGAAGTGTTAACAGAAGGAAGGGGATCTAATGCTGGAACTTGTTTAATTAATTTAAAACCTTGGTCGGAAAGAAAACACACGGTGACTGAAATCATTCTTGAGCTTGAAGAAAAAGCGAAAGAAATTCCAGGTGCAACCGTTGAGTTTTTTGATCCACCGGCTGTACCTGGCTTTGGAGCTGCTGGTGGTTTCGCCTTACAACTTTTAGATAAAACCAATGGTGGTGATTACAATTTGCTAGAAAAAGTAAAAAACGATTTTATGCACGAGTTGGGTAAGCGCAAGGAATTAACGGGCTTGTTTACTTTTTTCAGTGCGAATTATCCCCAATACGAAATTGAAATCGATAATCAAGCTGCGATGCAAAAAGGAGTGACCATTGGTAACGCCATGAATACTCTTTCCATTTTTGTTGGAAGTACCTATGAACTTGGTTTTATTAAATACCAGCGTTTCTTTAAAGTGTTTGTTCAGGCAGCCCCTGAATTCAGAAGACTTCCATCGGATGTGATGAACCTTTATGTAAAAAATGATCGCGGTGAAATGGTTCCGTTTTCTGCTTTCATGAAAATTAAAAAGAAGCAAGGTGCAAATGAAATTAACCGTTACAACATGTACAACACGGCTGCAATCAGAGGTGGGCCAGCTAAAGGATACAGTAGCGGTGAAGCAATCAAAGCTGTTCAAGAAGTAGCCGAAGCAACATTACCACATGGATTTGATATAGATTGGGCAGCTCTTTCCTATGATGAAACCAGAAGAGGAAACGAAGCTATTTATATTTTTATCATCGTTTTAGTATTTGTGTATTTTGTTTTAGCAGCACAATACGAAAGTTTTATCATTCCTTTAGCAGTCGTATTCTCCTTACCTGCGGGTATTTTTGGGTCGTTTCTCTTCATCAAAGGTTTGGGTTTAGCAAATGATATTTATGCACAAGTCGGCTTAGTGATGCTCGTCGGGTTGTTGGGTAAAAACGCAGTTTTAATTGTAGAATTTGCTGTGCAGAAACAGCGACAAGGCGCCAGCGTAATCGATGCAGCGATAGAAGGTGCAAAGGTTCGTTTCAGACCAATCTTAATGACATCTTTTGCATTTATCGCAGGACTAATACCCTTAGTTATCGCACACGGTGCCGGCGCTATTGGTAACCGAACTATTGGTTCCTCTGCACTTGGAGGTATGATTTTTGGAACGGTTTTCGGTGTCATAATTGTTCCAGGCCTCTATTATATTTTTGGTACATGGGCTAAAGGTCGCTCGCTGATTAAAAATGAAGATGATAGTTCTTTAACCGAAGATTTAGTTCATCGCATGGACGATTTTCCTCAAACAATAGATACCGATGACAATGAGTAA
- a CDS encoding TolC family protein yields the protein MSNKRKLNIIGIALASLFFSACAVPYLGRKTEIKTVPESYTNSKDTLNTAKKTWKDFFKDPNLSALIDSALTKNQELNIILQEVNISKNEIRAKKGEYLPSLNIGVGGGIDKSARYTRNGAVDATTDIMPGKAFPDPLPDLMLAAHVTWEVDIWKKLRNAKKSAVFRYLSTIEGKNFMVTHLISEIANSYYELLALDNQLNILRQNIQIQQNALEIVKLEKISAKVTELAVRKFEAEVLKNQSRQFYILQKITETENRINFLVGRFPQPVARNSENFTNLVPDSIHTGIPTQLLENRPDIRQAEKQLAASKIDVKVAKANFYPSLNIIGGIGAQAFNPQFLFTLPESMLFYLAGELVAPLVNRNGIKAKYYSANSRQIQAVYNYERTVLNAYIEVANQISNIKNLQQSFDLKTKQVEALTQSIEISTGLFKSARADYMEVLMTQRDALDSRFELVETKMQQMHAMVNVYAALGGGWK from the coding sequence ATGAGTAATAAAAGAAAATTAAATATAATAGGGATAGCTCTTGCTTCCCTATTCTTTTCAGCCTGTGCTGTTCCGTATTTAGGGCGAAAAACCGAAATCAAAACGGTTCCAGAGAGTTATACTAATTCAAAGGATACACTCAATACAGCAAAAAAAACTTGGAAGGATTTTTTTAAGGATCCTAATTTAAGCGCGCTCATTGATTCTGCTTTGACAAAAAACCAGGAACTAAATATCATTTTACAAGAAGTAAATATTTCAAAAAATGAAATACGTGCCAAAAAAGGCGAGTACCTGCCATCACTAAACATTGGAGTCGGAGGGGGTATCGATAAATCGGCGCGTTACACAAGAAATGGAGCTGTAGATGCAACAACAGATATAATGCCAGGCAAAGCTTTCCCTGACCCTTTACCGGATCTTATGTTAGCAGCGCACGTTACTTGGGAAGTGGATATTTGGAAAAAATTACGGAACGCAAAAAAATCCGCAGTCTTCAGATACCTCTCTACCATTGAGGGAAAAAACTTCATGGTAACGCATTTAATTTCTGAAATAGCGAATTCGTATTATGAATTGTTGGCCTTAGATAATCAACTGAATATTCTTAGACAGAACATTCAAATACAACAAAATGCTTTAGAAATTGTGAAGCTTGAAAAAATATCCGCTAAAGTAACCGAACTAGCGGTGCGTAAATTTGAGGCAGAGGTGCTTAAGAATCAAAGTCGTCAATTTTATATCTTGCAAAAAATAACAGAGACTGAAAACAGAATTAATTTTTTGGTAGGAAGATTTCCGCAACCGGTTGCAAGAAATTCTGAAAACTTTACTAACCTAGTTCCTGATTCGATTCACACTGGTATTCCTACCCAGTTACTTGAAAATCGTCCCGATATTCGTCAGGCCGAAAAACAATTAGCTGCATCTAAAATTGATGTGAAGGTAGCGAAAGCTAATTTCTATCCTTCGTTGAATATTATTGGCGGTATAGGCGCCCAGGCTTTTAATCCACAATTTTTATTTACGTTGCCTGAATCTATGTTATTTTATTTGGCTGGAGAATTAGTTGCACCATTGGTAAACAGAAATGGTATAAAAGCAAAATACTATTCAGCCAATTCTAGACAGATACAAGCCGTTTACAATTATGAACGCACCGTTTTAAATGCGTACATCGAAGTTGCAAATCAGATTTCAAACATCAAGAATTTACAACAAAGTTTTGATTTAAAGACAAAACAGGTTGAAGCTTTAACGCAATCCATTGAAATATCAACGGGTTTATTTAAATCAGCTAGAGCGGATTATATGGAAGTACTGATGACACAGCGTGACGCACTTGATTCAAGGTTTGAATTAGTTGAAACTAAAATGCAACAAATGCATGCGATGGTGAACGTTTATGCTGCATTGGGTGGTGGTTGGAAATAA
- a CDS encoding T9SS type A sorting domain-containing protein produces the protein MKNYLFHLVFLILSINSFAQNEFSKWYFGRHTGLDFMTSPPSVINHTTLNTFEGSASAADAAGNLLFYTDGSIVWNKQQLVMANGTGLFGNGSTVQSSLIVKQPGNSTIYYVFTLAFQGTSDGLRYSLVDMSLAAGLGSVTAKNIPISTPCTEQLNGVRHCNGVDMWIVTHEFNNNNFRSFLLNSSGLNLTPVLSSIGPAPPTFTPNNSAYGQGTIKLSPNGKKLGLTFYNGSNNSEVALFDFDKSTGIVSNYLSLITSTVNHYGCEFSGDGTKFYTGTSNGTSSSVFQWDLCASSNTLIHASKTTVANPAFSHSQFQLAPNGKIYIVITNSQTLAAIENPNLLGIACNYTPMALSMSTGSNGAGLPNFFGGAFRSPPPYTYTFNTLSSCFTASFTVAPSPTIIAGCGAADDLIQSISWDFGQPQTGALNTSTLSNPTHDFGGSGSYPVKLIYHYQCGADTVYKNVIITGPFISVNSNSCTGSATLNISGGFGPYSYTWSPSAQTSSIVSLNAGTYTVTVNDNGPNCNYSIITQIAAYPSPTLNAQSISICLQTAGVLNVSGASNYTWFPGGVSGASYTVSPPVSQTYSVTGTFTNGCASNATVSVTVLKCTSINEENLNNSHLKIYPNPFETEFFIETEEELEIIIFDHIGCKILSQKLNKGKNAINVSSLNSGVYLFQTSGKNIRQINKLIKLN, from the coding sequence TTGAAAAATTATCTGTTTCACCTTGTTTTTCTTATTCTATCAATAAATTCATTTGCACAAAACGAATTTAGCAAATGGTATTTTGGTAGGCACACTGGTTTGGATTTTATGACAAGTCCGCCTTCGGTAATAAACCATACTACACTGAATACTTTTGAAGGCAGTGCGAGTGCTGCCGATGCTGCTGGTAATCTCTTGTTTTATACAGACGGAAGTATCGTATGGAATAAACAACAATTAGTTATGGCAAATGGTACAGGACTGTTTGGTAATGGTAGTACCGTTCAGTCATCGCTCATTGTGAAACAACCTGGCAATTCAACTATTTATTATGTTTTCACATTGGCTTTCCAGGGCACTTCCGATGGACTTCGCTATTCACTTGTAGACATGAGTTTAGCCGCTGGCCTGGGTTCGGTAACCGCTAAGAATATCCCTATTTCAACTCCTTGCACCGAGCAACTCAATGGAGTGAGACATTGCAATGGTGTAGACATGTGGATTGTTACACACGAATTTAATAACAATAATTTTCGATCGTTTCTTTTAAACTCATCGGGATTAAATCTCACACCTGTGTTATCATCAATAGGGCCAGCGCCACCAACTTTTACACCTAATAACTCAGCCTACGGTCAAGGAACAATAAAACTTTCACCGAACGGTAAAAAATTAGGCTTAACCTTTTACAATGGTTCCAATAACAGCGAAGTAGCACTATTTGATTTTGATAAAAGTACCGGGATAGTGTCTAATTATTTATCTTTAATAACAAGTACCGTTAATCATTATGGATGTGAGTTTTCAGGTGATGGAACAAAATTTTATACCGGCACCTCCAATGGTACTTCATCCAGTGTCTTCCAATGGGATCTTTGCGCAAGTTCCAATACGCTCATACACGCATCTAAAACAACTGTCGCTAATCCCGCGTTTTCACACAGTCAGTTTCAACTGGCGCCAAATGGCAAAATTTACATTGTCATAACAAATTCACAAACACTCGCTGCCATTGAAAATCCCAATCTGCTCGGCATCGCCTGTAACTACACACCAATGGCTTTATCCATGTCAACAGGAAGCAATGGCGCAGGTCTTCCGAATTTTTTTGGAGGTGCTTTCAGAAGCCCTCCTCCATATACTTACACTTTCAATACGCTGAGTAGCTGCTTTACAGCTTCCTTCACTGTAGCACCAAGCCCTACCATTATTGCTGGTTGCGGTGCCGCTGACGATTTAATTCAAAGCATTTCCTGGGATTTTGGTCAACCACAAACAGGTGCGTTGAATACGTCCACACTTTCCAATCCTACTCATGATTTTGGTGGCTCCGGCTCTTATCCCGTTAAATTAATTTATCATTACCAATGCGGGGCTGACACCGTTTATAAAAATGTCATCATTACTGGTCCTTTTATTTCAGTGAACAGTAATTCCTGCACAGGATCAGCAACCCTCAATATTTCAGGCGGCTTCGGTCCTTATTCTTATACCTGGTCTCCATCCGCCCAAACTAGTTCAATAGTTTCACTTAACGCTGGAACCTACACTGTTACCGTAAATGACAATGGTCCAAACTGCAACTATTCTATTATCACACAAATAGCAGCGTACCCAAGCCCCACCCTCAACGCACAAAGTATTTCGATTTGCTTACAAACAGCTGGTGTACTAAATGTATCAGGCGCATCCAACTACACCTGGTTTCCGGGAGGTGTTAGTGGAGCTAGCTACACAGTTTCACCACCTGTATCGCAGACATACAGCGTTACTGGAACTTTCACCAATGGTTGTGCTTCTAATGCAACTGTATCAGTAACTGTTCTTAAATGCACTTCTATAAACGAAGAAAATCTAAACAATTCTCATTTAAAAATTTATCCGAATCCGTTTGAAACTGAATTTTTTATTGAAACGGAAGAGGAATTAGAAATAATAATTTTTGATCATATCGGTTGCAAAATACTAAGCCAGAAATTAAACAAAGGTAAAAATGCGATTAATGTAAGTTCACTTAACAGCGGCGTATATCTATTCCAGACATCTGGAAAAAATATCCGTCAAATCAATAAACTGATCAAACTGAATTAG